A single genomic interval of uncultured Pseudodesulfovibrio sp. harbors:
- a CDS encoding GNAT family N-acetyltransferase → MTATLRRAEPRDIDAICNLLSEHMNSKFPPERWERLFTPSWCMDSNNIGIVAEDNGKIVGFHGHVCSSRPLGMRLERFVNFTSWYVLKEYRGQGLGSAMVRMAISDPETTYMVCSLSPKRVDFYKKLGLDILETERFVWRRDGHEYDNLEFIMDVNQILMRANPAEAKVVEDHLGLDVTPILVSTRCTQCLLLLSITRKKDDVTYYDVLYRSNPALFTSRAKDIAEALLPDDECVFAADCRFVDDDGPGAEVEVIQSPRFYKTSRVDPRDIDLAYSEIVLLDLKVD, encoded by the coding sequence ATGACTGCGACACTTCGCCGCGCCGAACCCCGCGATATCGACGCTATCTGCAACCTGCTTTCCGAACACATGAACAGCAAATTTCCCCCGGAAAGATGGGAACGGCTCTTTACTCCGTCATGGTGCATGGACAGCAACAATATTGGTATTGTTGCCGAAGACAATGGAAAGATTGTCGGTTTCCATGGCCATGTCTGCTCATCCCGCCCGCTGGGCATGCGGCTTGAGCGGTTCGTCAACTTCACTTCCTGGTACGTGCTCAAGGAATATCGCGGGCAGGGGCTCGGCAGCGCCATGGTCAGAATGGCCATTTCCGATCCGGAGACCACCTACATGGTCTGTTCGCTTTCGCCCAAGCGTGTCGATTTCTACAAGAAGCTCGGTCTTGACATTCTGGAGACCGAACGGTTTGTCTGGCGGCGCGACGGACATGAATACGACAATCTCGAATTCATCATGGACGTCAACCAGATTCTCATGAGGGCCAACCCCGCAGAGGCAAAGGTCGTTGAAGACCACCTCGGGCTGGACGTTACCCCCATTCTGGTCTCCACCCGCTGCACCCAGTGCCTGCTGCTGCTTTCCATTACCCGGAAGAAGGACGACGTGACCTATTATGATGTCCTGTACCGCAGCAACCCCGCTCTGTTCACTTCCCGTGCGAAGGACATTGCCGAAGCTCTGCTGCCGGACGATGAGTGCGTCTTTGCCGCAGACTGCCGTTTTGTCGATGACGACGGTCCCGGTGCCGAAGTGGAAGTCATCCAGTCGCCGCGTTTCTACAAGACGTCCCGTGTCGATCCGCGGGATATCGATCTCGCCTATTCCGAAATAGTCCTGCTCGACCTGAAAGTGGATTAA